A section of the Pseudomonas tritici genome encodes:
- the purT gene encoding formate-dependent phosphoribosylglycinamide formyltransferase, giving the protein MTRIGTPLSPTATRVLLCGCGELGKEVVIELQRLGVEVIAVDRYANAPAMQVAHRSHVINMLDGAALRAVIEAEKPDFIVPEIEAIATATLVELEAEGFTVIPTARATSLTMNREGIRRLAAEELDLPTSPYHFADTFEDYSKAVQDLGFPCVVKPVMSSSGKGQSLLRSADDVQKAWDYAQEGGRAGKGRVIIEGFIDFDYEITLLTVRHVGGTTFCAPVGHRQEKGDYQESWQPQAMSPIALAESERVAKAVTESLGGRGLFGVELFIKGDQVWFSEVSPRPHDTGLVTLISQDLSQFALHARAILGLPIPLIRQFGPSASAVILVEGQSTQTAFANLGAALSEPDTALRLFGKPEVNGQRRMGVTLARDESIEAARAKATRASKAVVVEL; this is encoded by the coding sequence ATGACCCGAATCGGAACTCCATTGTCGCCAACCGCGACCCGCGTTTTGCTGTGTGGCTGCGGTGAGCTGGGCAAGGAAGTGGTGATCGAACTGCAACGCCTGGGCGTTGAAGTGATTGCCGTGGATCGCTACGCCAACGCGCCGGCCATGCAGGTGGCGCATCGCAGCCACGTGATCAACATGCTCGACGGTGCCGCCCTGCGTGCTGTGATCGAAGCCGAGAAGCCGGACTTTATCGTGCCGGAAATCGAGGCCATCGCCACCGCCACTCTGGTGGAGCTGGAAGCCGAAGGCTTTACCGTGATCCCGACCGCGCGTGCCACCTCGCTGACCATGAACCGCGAAGGCATCCGTCGCCTGGCCGCCGAAGAGCTGGACCTGCCGACCTCGCCGTACCACTTCGCCGATACTTTCGAGGACTACAGCAAGGCCGTGCAGGACCTGGGTTTCCCGTGTGTGGTCAAGCCGGTGATGAGTTCGTCGGGCAAGGGCCAGAGCCTGTTGCGCAGCGCTGACGACGTGCAGAAAGCCTGGGATTACGCCCAGGAAGGCGGACGTGCCGGTAAGGGCCGGGTGATCATCGAAGGCTTTATCGACTTCGACTACGAAATCACCTTGCTGACGGTGCGTCACGTCGGTGGCACCACGTTCTGTGCACCGGTTGGCCATCGTCAGGAGAAGGGCGACTACCAGGAATCCTGGCAGCCGCAGGCCATGAGCCCGATTGCGCTGGCCGAATCCGAGCGCGTTGCAAAGGCCGTGACCGAGTCCCTTGGGGGCCGTGGCCTGTTTGGCGTGGAGTTGTTCATCAAGGGTGATCAGGTGTGGTTCAGCGAAGTATCGCCGCGTCCGCATGACACGGGCTTGGTGACCCTGATTTCTCAGGACTTGTCGCAGTTCGCGCTGCACGCTCGCGCAATCCTGGGCTTGCCGATTCCGTTGATCCGTCAGTTCGGGCCTTCGGCTTCGGCGGTGATCCTAGTGGAAGGGCAGTCGACCCAGACGGCGTTTGCCAACCTCGGTGCGGCGTTGAGCGAACCGGATACGGCGTTGCGTCTGTTTGGTAAGCCAGAAGTGAAT